One region of Ahniella affigens genomic DNA includes:
- a CDS encoding glycosyltransferase family 2 protein yields MTGEPPRISIVVPLYNKAAYIGDTIAALANQAPPPAELIIVDDASTDDSVERCRQALTEFAKPLSETRQQLILSERNSGPSHARNRGLQDATGDWIGFQDADDCYTPGALNRIRRAIRACDPTMLVLGYQSDPAGEHFPDLAALEGECAALECGLQQLRTPLLTVTGPDFFMGRASNVMIRREHLRGLWFDETATLNEGIDFWYRVLRSVLATTPDARIGLLTEPMIRFRILPDSLSHQARHRWQDLPPPPSIARYLDSTDPFDQRLIRTLAARWTEYADWSLKDASEQRAFFAAHATLLQRVALRASSRGEA; encoded by the coding sequence ATGACAGGGGAGCCGCCGCGCATCAGTATCGTTGTGCCGCTCTACAACAAGGCGGCTTACATCGGTGACACTATTGCAGCGCTCGCAAATCAGGCGCCACCGCCGGCGGAATTGATCATCGTGGATGATGCGAGTACTGACGACAGCGTCGAAAGGTGTCGACAGGCGCTCACGGAGTTTGCCAAGCCGCTTTCCGAAACACGCCAACAACTTATTCTGTCCGAACGAAACAGCGGCCCAAGCCACGCGCGCAATCGGGGTTTGCAGGACGCAACAGGTGACTGGATCGGGTTTCAGGACGCGGACGACTGCTACACACCTGGGGCGCTCAATCGCATCCGGCGCGCGATCCGAGCCTGCGATCCTACGATGCTCGTACTCGGCTATCAGAGTGATCCTGCTGGCGAGCACTTTCCTGACTTGGCAGCATTGGAAGGTGAATGCGCTGCGCTTGAGTGTGGCTTGCAGCAATTGCGGACGCCGCTTCTCACCGTGACGGGCCCGGACTTTTTCATGGGGCGGGCAAGCAATGTGATGATCCGCCGCGAGCACTTGCGTGGCTTATGGTTCGATGAAACCGCGACACTCAATGAAGGGATCGATTTCTGGTATCGCGTCTTGCGTTCCGTGCTCGCCACCACGCCAGACGCGCGGATCGGCCTCTTGACCGAACCCATGATTCGCTTTCGGATCCTGCCCGACAGCCTGTCACACCAGGCTCGCCATCGTTGGCAGGACTTGCCGCCGCCGCCCAGCATTGCGCGCTATCTGGACAGCACCGATCCCTTCGATCAACGTCTGATCCGCACACTGGCTGCGCGCTGGACCGAATACGCCGATTGGTCGCTGAAAGACGCGAGCGAGCAGCGCGCGTTCTTTGCTGCGCACGCGACGTTGCTGCAGCGTGTTGCACTGAGGGCGTCGAGTCGAGGTGAGGCATGA
- a CDS encoding AMP-binding protein → MSQAASLGDEAILAQCFAWAKEHPFYRGLYSPLQQWHDAPALEKSHLLAALDSFDVHAERRGLYLVRSGGSSHAPLIFPVAIDENHAQRKALAEALVHADLFCPGDLVLNVLGYSDLYRSAAILDDLLERCGATTLAVSAHAKYEDMIAIARKFRPTHVVGTPSKLRQLAQVLALAGETLAIPNLVYAGEVMRQETRAVLADRLGAGRILSLYGAAETGIWAWSAPGAAPGHFGILDGVVVEILDPDQDGFGSVAVTNSYRRRFPVFRYRLGDTARLISIDGQRCLELRGRDAHSFQFDELTFDLQPVLALAGQSEYAQLHLESMANGRDFAHLKVVPMFGTTVTPEALERIQTTLSALLRHDLGTAAVRVTAVSIADLYHDPHTAKVPLLVDRRS, encoded by the coding sequence ATGAGCCAGGCAGCGTCATTGGGGGACGAAGCCATTCTGGCGCAGTGCTTTGCCTGGGCGAAAGAGCATCCCTTCTATCGAGGCTTGTATTCGCCTTTGCAACAGTGGCACGACGCGCCAGCGCTCGAGAAATCGCATTTGCTGGCGGCGCTGGACAGCTTTGACGTCCATGCCGAACGGCGGGGCCTGTATTTGGTGCGCTCCGGTGGAAGCAGTCACGCGCCCCTCATCTTCCCGGTTGCAATTGACGAAAACCACGCTCAGCGCAAAGCCTTGGCGGAGGCACTGGTGCATGCCGACCTATTTTGCCCCGGCGACCTTGTCCTCAATGTGCTGGGGTACTCTGACCTGTATCGCAGCGCAGCCATTCTCGATGATTTGCTGGAGCGTTGCGGCGCGACCACCTTGGCAGTCAGTGCCCATGCCAAGTATGAGGACATGATTGCGATTGCTCGCAAATTCCGGCCGACACACGTTGTGGGCACGCCCTCCAAGCTTCGCCAACTGGCGCAGGTGCTGGCGCTCGCCGGAGAGACGCTGGCGATTCCGAATCTGGTCTATGCCGGTGAGGTGATGCGGCAGGAAACGCGCGCGGTGCTGGCGGATCGCTTGGGCGCTGGCCGCATCCTGTCACTGTACGGCGCTGCGGAAACCGGAATTTGGGCGTGGTCAGCTCCTGGCGCTGCGCCTGGTCACTTCGGCATCCTGGATGGCGTGGTCGTTGAAATCCTGGATCCGGACCAGGATGGATTTGGGTCCGTGGCCGTCACCAATAGCTATCGGCGCCGGTTTCCGGTGTTCCGGTATCGCCTGGGCGATACCGCCCGCCTGATATCAATCGATGGTCAGCGATGTCTGGAGCTCAGGGGGCGTGATGCGCACTCATTCCAGTTTGATGAGCTCACGTTCGATCTGCAGCCAGTGTTGGCCCTTGCGGGGCAGTCGGAGTATGCGCAGCTGCACCTGGAGTCGATGGCAAACGGTCGGGACTTTGCGCATCTCAAGGTTGTCCCGATGTTCGGCACCACCGTGACGCCGGAAGCGCTCGAGCGGATCCAGACGACTTTGAGCGCGTTGCTCCGGCACGATTTGGGCACGGCCGCTGTGCGGGTGACCGCTGTCAGCATTGCCGATCTCTATCATGATCCGCATACAGCCAAGGTGCCGCTGCTGGTCGACCGCCGTAGCTGA
- a CDS encoding lipoxygenase family protein encodes MSALAMPVHTYVVPTLPQFDTDAGRDARQFQLSLARTNYNYMHSYLEQVPLSAGVPGGEGFSPQFIEKVLKVIVPMLENFKAAVHAVLKRELEGDLPGPEIEALQAAYDKLVHDFGILNPIKDIKDIHAFLGALTRTAKALEGLTRVPGDLEQMVKGLETVFAETLKTPTAFLKSTLFDTLRGERGHAYLRPQSIDDYEALFGALKPPTMLSLPHAPWMTSTEKPCLQDWYFGWMQIAGYNTTNLKGVVSSVVPDSDTVVLADLQKKMPITDALLQSVTGDQTLTLADAIAKHRLYVVDYEVFAGATSDPLHGEQRYLTAPIALFYWNPTAPPGYPPSPEGVMQPIAIQLGQHFDAEATPIYTPNNSAGGNDASLLKWRIAKFFINATCAMQHESIAHLGDCHLIVEPFIVAAHRQLAETHPLLKLLLPHFRFTININDDAIHSLITPGGVVATNVGPKIEDTLAAVGNAHANYRWDQRNPERLFKRRGVDQIPVFPFRDDTLLLYAAIKPWVRNYLKLYYVNDQAVRDDTELQGFVNELVLPQYCGFKGMNGLVDTGDPKRPVRIESFDYLCEMVSQLIYTAGPQHASVNYAQYTMMSYMPSVGGTIYAPPPPRAMVLHSVQDCLPWYPALDVALYTFSFEYLLTEVQYDTFGHYDPDPRVPYFQDPRVWPLNEDFKEALAVAEIQIRKRNATRPMEYALQIPSLIPNSISI; translated from the coding sequence ATGAGTGCGCTTGCTATGCCGGTCCACACCTATGTGGTGCCGACGCTGCCGCAGTTCGACACGGACGCGGGCCGTGATGCCCGCCAGTTCCAGCTGTCATTGGCGCGGACCAACTACAACTACATGCACAGCTACCTGGAGCAGGTCCCGCTGTCGGCGGGCGTTCCGGGCGGAGAAGGATTCTCGCCGCAGTTCATCGAGAAGGTTCTCAAAGTCATCGTGCCGATGCTTGAGAATTTCAAGGCAGCGGTGCACGCGGTACTGAAGCGCGAGTTGGAAGGGGACTTGCCTGGCCCGGAAATTGAGGCCTTGCAAGCCGCCTACGACAAACTGGTCCATGACTTCGGTATCTTGAATCCGATCAAGGACATCAAGGACATCCACGCCTTTCTTGGGGCCTTGACGCGCACCGCCAAGGCGCTTGAAGGATTGACGCGGGTGCCCGGTGACTTGGAGCAAATGGTCAAGGGGCTGGAGACAGTGTTTGCTGAAACGCTGAAAACGCCCACTGCCTTTCTCAAGTCAACGTTGTTCGACACCTTGCGTGGCGAGCGCGGTCATGCGTATTTGCGTCCGCAGTCGATCGATGACTACGAGGCCTTGTTCGGGGCCTTGAAGCCACCGACGATGCTTTCTCTGCCGCATGCGCCGTGGATGACCTCGACCGAAAAGCCGTGCCTGCAGGATTGGTATTTCGGTTGGATGCAGATTGCGGGCTACAACACGACCAACTTGAAGGGCGTGGTGAGCTCGGTGGTGCCAGACAGCGATACCGTAGTGCTGGCCGACTTGCAAAAGAAAATGCCGATCACGGATGCGTTACTGCAGTCGGTGACCGGCGACCAGACCCTGACGCTCGCTGACGCAATCGCCAAGCACCGCCTTTATGTCGTGGACTACGAGGTCTTTGCGGGTGCAACGTCAGACCCGTTGCACGGAGAACAGCGCTATCTGACGGCGCCCATCGCGTTGTTCTATTGGAATCCGACGGCACCACCAGGCTATCCGCCGAGCCCCGAGGGGGTGATGCAGCCGATCGCCATCCAGCTCGGTCAGCACTTTGATGCCGAGGCGACCCCGATTTACACCCCAAACAACAGCGCTGGGGGTAACGACGCCAGCCTGCTGAAATGGCGCATTGCCAAGTTCTTCATCAACGCGACGTGCGCGATGCAACACGAGTCGATTGCCCATCTTGGCGACTGCCATCTGATCGTCGAGCCGTTTATTGTCGCCGCGCATCGCCAGCTCGCCGAAACCCACCCACTGCTCAAGCTGCTGCTCCCGCATTTTCGGTTCACGATCAACATCAACGATGATGCGATTCACAGCTTGATCACGCCGGGCGGCGTCGTTGCCACGAACGTCGGGCCCAAGATCGAAGACACGCTGGCGGCCGTCGGCAACGCCCACGCCAATTATCGATGGGACCAGCGGAATCCGGAACGCCTGTTCAAACGGCGTGGTGTTGATCAGATTCCGGTGTTTCCGTTCCGCGACGATACGCTGCTGCTGTACGCTGCGATCAAGCCTTGGGTCCGCAATTACCTGAAGCTCTACTACGTCAACGATCAGGCGGTGCGTGATGACACCGAACTGCAGGGCTTCGTCAACGAGCTTGTGCTGCCGCAGTATTGTGGCTTCAAGGGCATGAATGGCCTCGTCGATACGGGTGATCCCAAACGCCCGGTGCGCATTGAGAGTTTCGACTATCTCTGCGAGATGGTGTCGCAACTCATTTACACCGCCGGCCCGCAGCATGCATCCGTGAACTATGCGCAGTACACGATGATGTCGTACATGCCCTCCGTGGGCGGCACGATCTATGCGCCACCACCGCCGCGCGCCATGGTGCTGCATTCGGTTCAGGACTGCCTGCCTTGGTATCCGGCGCTGGATGTGGCGCTGTATACCTTCTCGTTCGAGTACCTGCTGACCGAAGTGCAGTACGACACTTTCGGGCACTACGATCCGGATCCGCGGGTTCCGTATTTTCAGGATCCGCGCGTTTGGCCGCTGAACGAAGACTTCAAGGAAGCGCTTGCCGTGGCCGAGATACAGATTCGCAAGCGCAATGCCACGCGGCCGATGGAATACGCACTGCAGATTCCATCATTGATTCCGAACAGCATCAGCATCTGA
- a CDS encoding AAA family ATPase, giving the protein MKLSGFTVGEVIHAAGETVVAAARTSNGEAVVLKVLDAEHPAPETSARWQHEYAMLRAIDSAWVIKARALHQVGRRSVLELEDFAATDLAQVISRKLLDFAERLSIALQLAEAVSDIHKHGLIHGDLAPKNVLVDLARLRIKVCDFGLASRLQGESYREAPQSPRGTLDYMSPEQTGRTNLQVDYRSDFYSLGVTLYELFAGRRPFQIDDPLSLLHAQLTLQPEPLEHIDQNLPSALSQLVQKLLAKVPDDRYQSSFGLIHDLTRIAELWKRERRVPSFELGTADVPERFCLSQRLYGRETETETALQAFERVSDAHAELLLISGEAGIGKTALVAALHRPIVARRGYFLHGKCDQFGRNQPYAALVRAFEPLLQQLATEGETRRHYWRGQLTDALGAQAAAVAEILPNLSLLLGSLPPLPMVPPAESEQRFHIAFLQFVKALAASNHPLLLFLDDLQWADVSTLKLIEHLLGDDESRSVLIVGSYRDQEVDDAHPLALMASRLSNSPGMLTRIKLRHLGSEQISALLADTLRQPEQQIASLRRLVMEKTHGNPFFVGQFLSTLVQEGALHYDRSVGNWRWDIDQISASNMTDNVVTLMLNKLRLLGPDSQRALAIAAELGERFALRDLMQIEDDSAGNCHARLWPALQAGFVIPLNEDYKFEHDAELLAGARFRFLHDRVQQAARDLTPESERPALQYHCGRRFLATCQGGEREARLFTILACLNGAMALIQDPAERAELSALNRHAGLRAKHAAALDAAVRHLRQARALLPDDAWQTDPDNTVLLYRELAEAEYLSGNFEAAEALYPEAIHAAPTVIGKVSMLLVHADQLHIQGRFPDAMPVLREALALLGRPFPETESDAGALFPSEFAATEQALAPFTHEALLSAPEMHDAERLLEMRVYFALSYATYQSGAFASFAVDACRLVQTTLTHGQSDLACIAYVTYMTAMAAMKKPYGQCHAMGRLALTIAEQRHSQYFRMPVYQYFSPFYQHWCEPLSATLPYMERGLELALTGINPLSGGFCVLLAAVNRAIMGVPLDELALDCERALKFLKKSRQPKSDAMLRVGVIQPMLALKGETRDLLSFDTDSFQIDLVFQGDYQTPSIPLAFLQTAMLRHAYLFDAPSQWTQAAAQVGMIGMCLPDSPTWVEAQFYLAMGLLRDSFAEASGKSPEARQTEAEQLLTLFRTWSADCAGNFRHKALLIAAELARVRGEERAAMDFYAQAIEAAGDAGFLVCEALANERYADFWASHQQRQLARNFIKEAYHLYRRWGASAKCAELERRWPDVSLSSYRIRNASNTSGGTYRHTSEHASYLDLQSLLKANQLLARELQLDSLLRQMLSVLLENAGAERGAIVLDDNGRLMVEVVGGLSPAKRLESSRIARPLGDPGAEANVGWLPSELIEYARLTRTTLVINSPHLDDRFARSAYLAARQPRSVLCLPVITQGRIVALVYLENNQLENAFTVKQQQTLELLSAQAAISLVNAHLVEHLEAKVEARTHELRMMTMKDGLTGIANRRAFDERLDVEWRRSLRDGTPLSLLMIDIDHFKQYNDSQGHLEGDQCIGQVARTLESVAVACRGMVARYGGEEFAMLIPETNLVAGTQVAEQSLAAVAAQALAHPRSSVGPWVTLSIGVSSLQPAEATADDQILTSPLTLIARADQALYRAKQDGRNCWRQG; this is encoded by the coding sequence ATGAAGTTGTCCGGTTTTACGGTCGGCGAGGTGATCCATGCTGCGGGTGAAACCGTGGTAGCGGCGGCCCGCACGAGCAATGGTGAAGCGGTGGTATTGAAAGTGCTGGATGCCGAGCATCCCGCGCCGGAGACGAGCGCGCGTTGGCAACACGAGTACGCAATGCTGCGTGCCATCGATTCGGCCTGGGTCATCAAGGCCCGTGCCCTGCACCAGGTTGGTCGCCGGAGTGTGCTGGAGCTTGAAGACTTTGCGGCCACGGACTTGGCGCAGGTCATCTCGCGGAAGCTGCTCGATTTCGCGGAACGCTTGAGCATTGCGTTGCAACTGGCCGAGGCGGTCAGTGATATTCACAAGCATGGACTGATCCATGGCGATCTGGCGCCAAAGAACGTGCTGGTTGATTTGGCCCGCCTGCGCATCAAGGTCTGCGATTTCGGCCTGGCATCGCGATTGCAGGGGGAGTCGTATCGGGAAGCACCGCAGTCGCCGCGTGGCACGCTCGACTATATGTCGCCGGAACAAACCGGTCGCACGAATTTGCAGGTCGACTACCGCAGCGACTTCTATTCGCTCGGCGTGACCCTTTATGAGCTGTTCGCCGGTCGTCGGCCGTTTCAAATTGACGACCCGTTGAGCCTGTTGCATGCGCAGCTGACGCTGCAACCCGAGCCGCTGGAGCACATTGATCAGAACCTGCCATCGGCGCTGTCACAACTGGTGCAGAAACTGTTGGCGAAAGTGCCTGATGACCGGTATCAGTCGAGCTTTGGTCTGATTCATGACCTGACCCGGATTGCTGAACTCTGGAAGCGCGAACGCCGGGTGCCGTCGTTTGAACTGGGCACGGCAGATGTGCCTGAACGTTTCTGTCTTTCCCAACGCCTGTATGGGCGCGAGACGGAAACCGAGACCGCGCTGCAGGCATTTGAGCGGGTGAGCGACGCCCACGCTGAATTGCTCCTGATCAGCGGCGAGGCGGGCATCGGCAAGACAGCACTGGTCGCAGCGCTGCATCGACCCATTGTCGCGCGGCGCGGCTACTTTCTGCATGGCAAGTGCGATCAATTCGGGCGCAATCAGCCCTATGCCGCCCTGGTGCGCGCATTCGAGCCCTTGCTGCAGCAATTGGCGACTGAGGGCGAGACACGTCGCCACTATTGGCGCGGGCAGTTGACCGACGCGCTGGGTGCGCAGGCCGCAGCGGTCGCTGAGATCCTGCCGAACCTGAGCTTGTTGCTCGGCAGCCTGCCGCCGCTGCCGATGGTACCCCCCGCGGAAAGCGAGCAGCGGTTCCATATTGCGTTTCTCCAGTTCGTCAAGGCGCTGGCCGCCAGCAATCATCCCCTGCTGTTGTTCCTCGATGATCTGCAGTGGGCCGACGTCTCGACCCTGAAGCTCATCGAACACTTGCTTGGCGATGACGAGTCACGCAGTGTGCTGATCGTCGGCAGCTATCGCGACCAAGAGGTCGACGACGCCCATCCGTTGGCCCTGATGGCGTCCCGACTCAGCAATAGCCCAGGCATGCTGACCCGGATCAAACTCCGCCACCTTGGCAGTGAGCAAATCAGTGCATTGCTCGCCGATACGCTCCGGCAGCCGGAGCAGCAGATCGCATCGCTGCGCCGCTTGGTGATGGAGAAGACCCACGGCAATCCGTTCTTCGTTGGTCAGTTTCTGAGTACGCTGGTCCAGGAAGGCGCGCTGCACTACGACCGCAGCGTCGGCAATTGGCGCTGGGACATCGACCAGATCAGCGCCAGCAACATGACCGATAACGTCGTCACGCTGATGCTGAACAAACTGCGGCTGCTTGGCCCGGACAGTCAGCGGGCCCTGGCGATTGCCGCCGAATTGGGCGAACGCTTCGCGCTGCGCGATCTGATGCAGATCGAAGACGACAGCGCGGGGAACTGCCACGCCCGGCTCTGGCCCGCGCTCCAGGCTGGCTTCGTGATCCCGCTGAACGAGGACTACAAGTTCGAGCACGACGCCGAACTGCTGGCAGGCGCCCGGTTCCGCTTTCTGCATGACCGGGTGCAACAGGCAGCGCGCGACCTGACGCCGGAATCCGAGCGACCGGCATTGCAATACCACTGTGGCCGCCGTTTTCTGGCCACGTGTCAGGGCGGCGAGCGCGAAGCACGTCTGTTCACGATTCTGGCGTGCTTGAACGGCGCCATGGCGCTGATTCAGGACCCGGCCGAGCGTGCCGAACTCAGTGCCTTGAATCGCCACGCTGGTCTGCGCGCGAAGCACGCCGCCGCATTGGATGCAGCGGTCAGACATTTGCGGCAGGCACGAGCCCTGTTACCGGACGATGCCTGGCAGACGGATCCTGACAACACGGTGCTGCTGTATCGCGAGTTGGCCGAGGCCGAATATCTGTCCGGAAATTTCGAAGCCGCTGAGGCACTCTATCCAGAAGCCATTCACGCTGCACCAACGGTGATCGGCAAGGTCAGCATGCTGCTCGTACATGCCGATCAGTTGCACATTCAAGGCCGCTTTCCCGATGCCATGCCTGTGCTGCGCGAGGCGTTGGCGCTGCTCGGCCGTCCATTTCCAGAAACCGAATCAGATGCGGGGGCGCTATTCCCGAGTGAGTTTGCGGCCACTGAACAGGCATTGGCACCATTTACCCATGAGGCTTTGCTGTCGGCGCCAGAGATGCACGACGCCGAGCGCCTTCTGGAGATGCGCGTCTACTTCGCGTTGTCTTATGCGACTTACCAGAGTGGCGCGTTTGCGTCGTTCGCCGTCGATGCGTGCCGATTGGTGCAAACGACGCTGACACACGGCCAGAGTGACTTGGCGTGCATCGCCTACGTGACGTACATGACGGCCATGGCGGCCATGAAGAAGCCATATGGGCAGTGCCATGCCATGGGCCGTCTCGCGCTGACGATCGCCGAGCAGCGCCACAGCCAGTACTTCCGCATGCCGGTGTACCAGTACTTTTCGCCGTTCTATCAGCATTGGTGCGAACCATTGTCGGCGACATTGCCCTACATGGAGCGCGGCCTGGAGCTCGCGTTGACCGGCATCAACCCACTCTCCGGCGGCTTTTGCGTGCTGCTTGCGGCCGTCAACCGCGCAATCATGGGCGTACCGCTCGACGAACTGGCACTCGATTGCGAGCGCGCGCTGAAGTTCTTGAAGAAGAGTCGACAGCCGAAGTCGGATGCAATGCTGCGCGTGGGGGTGATTCAGCCAATGCTCGCGCTGAAGGGCGAGACCCGCGACCTGCTCAGTTTCGACACGGACAGTTTTCAGATCGACCTCGTGTTTCAGGGCGACTACCAGACGCCATCGATCCCGCTTGCGTTCCTGCAGACCGCGATGCTTCGGCATGCGTATCTCTTCGACGCCCCCAGTCAGTGGACCCAGGCGGCGGCACAGGTCGGCATGATTGGGATGTGCCTGCCAGACAGCCCCACTTGGGTCGAGGCGCAGTTCTATCTTGCGATGGGGCTTCTGCGCGACAGTTTCGCCGAGGCCAGCGGCAAGTCGCCAGAGGCACGCCAGACTGAAGCCGAGCAGTTGCTCACGTTGTTCCGAACTTGGTCAGCAGATTGCGCTGGCAATTTCCGACACAAAGCACTGCTGATTGCGGCGGAGCTGGCTCGCGTGCGGGGCGAGGAACGCGCCGCCATGGACTTCTATGCGCAAGCCATTGAAGCTGCCGGCGACGCTGGGTTCCTGGTGTGCGAAGCGCTAGCGAACGAGCGCTATGCAGATTTCTGGGCCAGTCACCAGCAACGGCAATTGGCACGCAATTTCATCAAAGAGGCGTATCACCTCTATCGCCGTTGGGGTGCGTCCGCCAAATGCGCCGAACTGGAACGGCGTTGGCCGGATGTGTCCTTGTCGAGTTACCGCATCCGCAACGCGAGTAACACGAGCGGCGGCACGTATCGGCATACGAGCGAACATGCCAGCTACCTGGACTTGCAATCGCTACTGAAAGCCAACCAACTGCTGGCACGCGAACTGCAACTCGATTCATTGCTCCGCCAGATGCTGTCGGTGCTGCTTGAGAACGCCGGCGCAGAGCGCGGGGCCATTGTCCTGGATGACAACGGCCGGCTGATGGTCGAAGTCGTTGGGGGATTGAGCCCGGCGAAGCGCCTGGAATCGAGTCGCATCGCGCGGCCACTCGGCGACCCAGGCGCCGAGGCCAATGTCGGCTGGCTGCCGAGCGAACTGATCGAGTATGCACGCCTGACGCGGACCACGCTGGTGATCAACAGCCCCCATCTGGATGATCGTTTTGCCCGCAGCGCCTATTTGGCAGCACGCCAGCCGAGGTCCGTGCTGTGTCTGCCGGTCATCACCCAAGGTCGAATCGTCGCGCTCGTCTACCTGGAAAACAACCAGCTCGAGAATGCATTCACCGTCAAGCAACAGCAAACGCTGGAGCTGCTCAGTGCGCAAGCGGCCATCTCGCTCGTCAACGCGCACTTGGTCGAGCACCTGGAAGCGAAGGTTGAGGCGCGCACGCACGAGCTTCGGATGATGACCATGAAAGACGGGCTGACCGGTATTGCGAACCGGCGCGCATTCGATGAGCGGCTCGATGTCGAGTGGCGACGTAGCCTGCGGGATGGCACCCCGTTATCCCTGCTGATGATCGACATCGATCATTTCAAGCAATACAACGACAGCCAAGGGCATCTGGAAGGCGACCAGTGCATCGGCCAGGTAGCGCGCACGCTGGAATCGGTGGCCGTGGCGTGCCGAGGCATGGTGGCCCGCTATGGCGGCGAAGAATTTGCCATGCTGATCCCCGAGACGAACCTCGTTGCCGGCACTCAGGTGGCCGAGCAGAGCCTCGCGGCGGTGGCGGCGCAAGCCTTGGCCCACCCGCGCTCGAGTGTTGGCCCCTGGGTCACACTCAGCATCGGCGTCAGCAGCCTGCAACCAGCTGAAGCAACTGCGGACGACCAAATCCTGACGAGCCCACTAACGCTGATCGCGCGCGCCGACCAGGCCCTGTATCGCGCCAAGCAGGATGGCCGTAACTGCTGGCGTCAGGGTTGA
- the aceB gene encoding malate synthase A, protein MVATSTAPSSIQAALTIQGEAAAVANVLDAATTELLVQLHRRFNARRLELLDARRVRQARFDAGELPDFLPETRRIREGDWKVAPLPPKLLDRRIEITGPVDAKMIINALNSGANVFMADFEDSSSPTFANVIQGQANLQAAVRGELSFTSPEGKHYALKASGLATLMVRPRGWHLSEKHVLVDGERMSGGIFDLAVFAIHNAKRLASEDRGPYFYLPKMQSHLEAQLWDEVMSYIETRLVLPIGTMKATVLIETLPAVFEMDEILHALKSRIAGLNCGRWDYVFSYIKTFRKHPNRCLPERGQVTMTTPFLKRYSELLIQTCHRRGALAMGGMAAQIPINHDPEANAAAMAKVRADKLREVTAGHDGTWVAHPGLIPIAREIFDAHMPTANQLHVEKPPVAAERDVLIDPPTGTITRTGFLNNIDVCVRYIAAWLDGLGCVPIHYLMEDAATAEISRAQLWQWLHVGGQTLDDGTALDFALFDAAIDTIDQRIDRSGLPGEHRIDEAAKLLKLWTHAPELIEFLTLPCYERLA, encoded by the coding sequence ATGGTTGCCACCTCCACCGCTCCGTCCTCCATCCAGGCCGCGCTGACCATTCAAGGCGAGGCGGCCGCAGTCGCTAACGTTTTGGATGCTGCCACCACGGAGCTGTTGGTGCAGTTGCACCGCCGCTTCAATGCCCGCCGCCTGGAGCTGCTGGACGCCCGTCGCGTCCGCCAGGCGCGATTTGATGCCGGCGAGCTGCCGGATTTTCTGCCGGAAACGCGGCGCATCCGCGAGGGCGATTGGAAGGTCGCGCCGCTGCCGCCCAAGCTTCTGGATCGTCGCATCGAGATCACCGGCCCGGTCGATGCGAAGATGATCATCAACGCGCTGAATTCCGGCGCCAATGTGTTCATGGCGGACTTCGAGGATTCCTCCAGCCCGACGTTCGCCAACGTGATCCAGGGTCAGGCCAATCTGCAGGCAGCCGTGCGTGGCGAGCTCAGCTTTACGAGTCCGGAAGGCAAGCATTACGCGCTGAAAGCGAGTGGACTCGCCACCCTGATGGTGCGCCCGCGTGGCTGGCATTTGAGCGAGAAGCATGTGCTCGTCGATGGCGAGCGCATGAGTGGCGGGATCTTCGACTTGGCGGTGTTCGCGATCCACAACGCGAAGCGCCTAGCGAGCGAAGACCGCGGTCCGTATTTCTACTTGCCGAAGATGCAGAGCCACCTTGAAGCCCAATTGTGGGACGAGGTCATGAGCTACATCGAGACACGCCTCGTGCTGCCGATTGGCACGATGAAGGCGACGGTGCTGATCGAGACGTTGCCGGCTGTGTTCGAAATGGACGAAATCCTGCATGCGTTGAAGTCGCGCATCGCGGGCCTGAACTGCGGTCGCTGGGACTACGTGTTCAGCTACATCAAGACGTTCCGTAAGCACCCGAATCGCTGCTTGCCTGAGCGCGGCCAAGTCACCATGACAACGCCGTTCCTGAAGCGCTACTCCGAGTTGCTGATTCAAACCTGCCATCGTCGCGGCGCACTCGCGATGGGCGGCATGGCCGCGCAGATTCCGATCAACCATGACCCAGAAGCCAACGCTGCTGCCATGGCGAAAGTGCGTGCTGACAAGCTCCGCGAAGTCACCGCGGGCCACGATGGCACCTGGGTGGCGCACCCGGGCTTGATTCCGATCGCGCGCGAGATCTTCGACGCGCATATGCCGACCGCGAATCAGTTGCACGTCGAGAAGCCGCCAGTGGCCGCCGAGCGCGATGTGCTCATTGATCCGCCCACGGGAACGATCACACGCACCGGATTCCTGAACAACATCGACGTGTGCGTTCGCTACATCGCGGCATGGCTTGATGGTCTGGGCTGCGTGCCAATCCATTACCTGATGGAAGACGCCGCCACCGCCGAAATCTCGCGTGCGCAGCTGTGGCAATGGCTGCATGTCGGTGGCCAGACATTGGACGATGGCACGGCACTCGACTTCGCGCTGTTCGATGCCGCAATCGACACCATTGATCAGCGCATCGATCGCTCGGGCCTACCGGGCGAACACCGGATTGATGAGGCCGCGAAGCTGTTGAAGCTTTGGACCCACGCGCCTGAGCTGATCGAGTTCCTGACCTTGCCCTGCTACGAACGCCTCGCCTGA